The Pigmentiphaga aceris DNA segment CTTGCTGGGATGGCAGGGCGACCAACTGCGCGTAGGAGCCGCGCGTCAGCACGAAGGGCCGGGTAATGCCTTGCTGGCCACCCTGGCGTTCGAGCACCTGACGGAAGTGTTCACGCAATTCGGCGAGAAGGGTTTGAACGCCGAAAAGGTGGCAGGTGATCTGGCGCTGGAAGTGAGCACGTATCAGGCAAGCACCGCAGCGCTAGGTGAGCACTTGGCCGACCAATGGGCCTTGCCGCTGGCCTTGGCCGTGTGGAAACGCCAGCGTGCTGCGTCCTACACCTGCACGGCACTGACCGCGCATGCAAAGACCAACTTCGAGATGATTGCGCGGTTCTTGCCAGTCAGGTTTTCTTCCACACAGATAGACAGCGGGTGGCTGGTGAAGCTCGAACCCAACTGATTGGCAACCTGCGGCTGCTTAGCGGCGCGCAGCCTTCAGCGTATGCAAGTTCAGCAAGCTCAGGCTTCCCTGACCATTCAATCCGCTGGTGTCGATGAAAAACACGTTGCCCAGCGTCACCGTCTTTTGCACGGGCGTATGGCCGTGGATCAGCGCACGTAGGCCGCGCACCCGACCTGCATATTTGGTGTCGAAGCGAGCGCGTGACCACAGGCAGCAATGCACGTCGTCATCGCTCAGGCGTCCTGCGCGCATGGGTGCCCAATCGTCATACGGATAATCGGCATGCACCATGCCTACCGGTCCGTCCGGGGTGTCGATTTCAAAGGCCAGCGGCAAGGCCTGCAGCCGTTGACCGATCTCAAGCTGTTGTTCCGCAGAGCACGCATCCAGCCACCGGCCGCCATGCACCTGATGATCCACGCCAGGAAACGGATTGCCCAGCGCGCGTCGCCATGTCAGCAGTTCGTGATTGCCACCCACCGCGTGAAACCACGGGTGTGCGAGCCATTGCAGCACCTCGGCCGACTCTGGGCCACGGTCCACCATGTCGCCGACTGAAAACAGGCGATCTCGTGTGGTGTCGAAGCGAATGGACAGCAGCGCACTGGCCAGCGCCGAGAAGCGACCGTGGATGTCGCCGACCGCGATGTCGCGGCCGCGTGTGTTCAGGGCGTGGTGTTGAAGCGTCTTGGTGACCATGCCTGGATTTTAGTGTTTGACCGGCAGCTACGCTGGCCATCCCGGCCCAGTGGCAACAATGCACTGCCACGACCATGTCGTCTGCGGTCGCCATGCAAAAAAACCAGCTCGCCTTTCCTGATCTGCTGACTCGCCAATACCGAGCGAACCAGATTTTTTCTAGAACCTGCGTGCCGAAATTTCCAATGGGCAGGGTCGGGCATTCCGCAGTTCATCGCCGCACTCGATCCTGCAACGCCTGCATCGGCGCGCAGTCGTTTTGTTTCCTTGCGAATCAGTATTGCCAAGATCCTGCTGGCTGCTAATTGACTGGCCGCATGATCGGGAGGGGCCGGGCGGTATCTTCTCCCCCACGCTGTCCATTGGTGGCTGGGTGGTTACGACATGACATTGATGTCAAGCAGTCTGTACATTGCGTCTGCCTTGATCGTCTGGGCATGGCGGCATTTCTGGCGGCGGTCACGCAGGTGCCGCTGACTGCTTTCATCATCGTCATGGAAATTGTGGATGACACTCCAGGGTCTTGAACCCGATGGCCGCAGCCATGTTGCCAGCCTGTTGTTCCGTATGGTGGCGCGTCCGCTGTATGAAACTTTGGTTGATGCAAAGGCTGGAGGGGCAGTGGCAGACATCCAGGTATTTGCGACAAGCACAAAGTCCTGAACCTGCTGAAAATCCTTCGATTTTTCAGGTCATTTCCCTCTTGTGACTTGTTCTCTGCCAGCTATCGCATCAGGTGTGCGCTACGTCACACCGCTTACCAAAAAGAGTGTCGGTTAGGCACAACT contains these protein-coding regions:
- a CDS encoding metallophosphoesterase, producing MVTKTLQHHALNTRGRDIAVGDIHGRFSALASALLSIRFDTTRDRLFSVGDMVDRGPESAEVLQWLAHPWFHAVGGNHELLTWRRALGNPFPGVDHQVHGGRWLDACSAEQQLEIGQRLQALPLAFEIDTPDGPVGMVHADYPYDDWAPMRAGRLSDDDVHCCLWSRARFDTKYAGRVRGLRALIHGHTPVQKTVTLGNVFFIDTSGLNGQGSLSLLNLHTLKAARR